CAGTTTTTCGAACAGCCCGTCAATCGAGGCCTCGTCGCTGACGTCGCAGGGCAGCACGAAATCCGAACCCAGTTTCGCAGCCAGCGGATCGACCCGTTTCTTCAGCGCCTCGCCCTGATAGGAAAAGGCCAGCTCGGCGCCTTCGGCGGCCAGAGCCCTTGCGATGCCCCAGGCGATGGACTTGTCGTTGGCCAGCCCCATGATGAGACCGCGTTTCCCAGCCATCAGACCAGTGTTCTGCTCGCTTGACATATATAGTCCCTCGCGCTTTCAACCCATTGGAACGGTGATTAGGGCAACTGTGCAGCCGCATCAAGCGCAAGGAAAACGATGATGAGTGACCGAACGGGGATATTTGCGGGCGACGACCCCTTCGATATCGCGCGCGAATGGCTGGATGAAGCCGGCAAGAGCGAGCCGAATGACCCCAATGCGATTGCCCTTGCCACGGTGGATGACGCGGGACTTCCGGATGTCAGGATGGTGTTGCTGAAGGAAATCGAGGGCCATGGCACCGAGGGTGCCTTCGTCTTCTATACCAATTATGAAAGCGCCAAAGGCAGGCAGATCGAGGCCACGGGCAAGGCCGCCTTTGTCATGCATTGGAAAACGCTGCGCCGCCAGATTCGCGTTCGGGGACTGGTCACGCGCGAGGATGGGCCCAAGGCGGATGAGTATTTTGCCAGCCGATCCCTCCAGTCGCGCCTGGGGGCCTGGGCGTCGGCGCAATCACGACCTCTTGATAGCCGAGGGCAACTGGTTGGTGCTGCAGCGAAACAGGGTATCATTCACGGAACCAATCCGAAACGTCCGCCATTCTGGGGCGGTTTCAGGATCGCGCCGGTTCAGATAGAATTCTGGAGTGATGGCGCATTCCGCTTGCATGACCGCTTCGTTTGGACCAAAGACCTTCGCTCGGGTTGGAAAGTCCAGAGGTTGTCGCCGTAAGGCTTGACCCAAAGAGCAAACAGCCTGACAATAGATAATGACGCCTTTTTTAGTTTTTTTCTATAAGCGCTTGATTGTTATAGATATTATTCATGAGGTGGATGATCTCCAGATCAGATTAGAACTGGGCCATGTTGAGGAATACGCGCGAAATGCGCGGTAAACGGTGAGAAGATGACGGAA
This is a stretch of genomic DNA from Paracoccus seriniphilus. It encodes these proteins:
- the pdxH gene encoding pyridoxamine 5'-phosphate oxidase → MSDRTGIFAGDDPFDIAREWLDEAGKSEPNDPNAIALATVDDAGLPDVRMVLLKEIEGHGTEGAFVFYTNYESAKGRQIEATGKAAFVMHWKTLRRQIRVRGLVTREDGPKADEYFASRSLQSRLGAWASAQSRPLDSRGQLVGAAAKQGIIHGTNPKRPPFWGGFRIAPVQIEFWSDGAFRLHDRFVWTKDLRSGWKVQRLSP